DNA from Rosa rugosa chromosome 6, drRosRugo1.1, whole genome shotgun sequence:
CTTACTTGACTTTTTATAGTTTAGATGGAATTTGCGTAACTGACTGATGGGGATTTTTACCTCAAGAATAGACCACATTTTAAACCTAGTCAAGACTACAGAGTAGCTCATCTGTGGCATCTAGAGGGATGGGCCAGGATGTGTATCTAGGAGGATGGTGGAGCCGGATGTAGTGTTGAGGAAGTGATAGAGCTGCCCAGGTTCATGTCATCAGGAGTTGGAACCAAGTACCTAAAAAATAGACCAAGTTTTGTATGCAGGTGCATTTACAGAGTATTTCTGGTGTCAAGGAGGGATGAGCAAAGGGTTGTGTGGCATTGAGAAAGTGATAGACCAGCTTAGGGTCTTTCTTGGCTGCAGTTGCAAAGTAAAGCGGGCTGTTTGGCTAAAGAACTGATTTTAAAAGAGAAAGTGGGAGAAATATTATTCCCGTAATGGTCCATTAACTGGTTTAAGACATTTAGGGAGTGAATGTCTTTAATAGATCATTTCACTTTCTGTGTACTTCTTGAATGATGCTCTGGTATTTTAGCTTAAAAACTATTTAGTCCTACTCCCAGAGTTGTAGTAGTTGTGATGGTCATTAATTAATAATCAGATTGGGAGGATGCATTTTTGAAGTGTTACTTAAATCAATTTGTgacttgattttcttttctgaagtataaataaagaaaactgGAGTATGTTTCACCCTCTTTAGAATGCCTTAAGCTATTACTCATATCCTTACAGCCATGTCTTCCTTTGGAAATGATAGTAACATTGAGCAACTGGAAATGAGGATGATGCTGATGATAAATCTCAGCTTTAATTTCTACTAGACTATGTAATTTAGCTGTTTGTTgcacacaaaaaaaaagaagtaatcTATTCTTTAATAAGGTTACATTAAGTGTTTGTTTAATCCTCTTTATTATGATCTAATTGTACTGAAGCTAATCTTATCTTATTGTACATTCAGAAAGAAACACTTGATTTCCACCGCCGCTAGCTCTTTTTGCCAAGATTTCCTTCTGAAGACCGATAAAGTATTCTGCCTGAATTGGAGGCATGACACTAGTATCCATGGCCATTATTTTAGCATCCTCACTTCGAAGCTGAATTTCAATTTCCTtttctctaagagcaacttgCTTTTGCTCAGTATCAAGTAGCAACTTAAATTGTTCCGCCCTTATGCGTTcactttctaatttttttgccATAAACTCTTCCAACTTAGAAGTACTTTTCGAAGGTGTCTCATTTTCACTAACCTGTTCTTTGGATTTTGCCTTTTTGATCACTTCCTTTGCAGCCTTTCTCCCAATTGGCCTCTGCAAGGGTGCAGGTTCAGGGCCTTCTACATCATCATCTTCTAAATTGATTGAATCAGGAGCCTTGAACTTTCTCTTGGCATTGATTTTTTGATGTTCGTCCATCCATTTTTGCTGGAACCTCATAATAGCCCAACAATGGTCAAGTACAAATGTATGACCTTCCTTTTTCTGGAACATCTCTTTTGCCTCCACTATCTACAAAGTCAATAAAAATGATATACATTGATGCAGAATTCAATAAGTAATTTATagaaagtgtatatatatatatatatagacacacacatatatacacacacgcaatgctttaatatatatatatatataagaactggacctgacaaaaaaaaaaattgctcttCAGTAGTATGCTCATATTAGAAAAGGTAGTGGTATGCATCTTCTGATTTCAAATACATGCCGATTATATATGTGAGCAAGTAGGCTCACCAATCAAACCTCTAGATAAAGAACTTTTTAACCATCCTAATTCATCTGTCATGCGAGAATTTAAAATTATATGCTGCTGGTATCTATCTTGAAATGAAAGAATATTGCAtgaccacacacacacacaaatatatatagttatgagcttaattataaaaaattaaaataaagggCTAGAGGCTTTAATAATTGAGAGGGTCATAATTCCTATGTAAAGGAAGCTGCTTTTGCTACTGCATACGTCCCACACACAAAAGGGATCTCAAACAGACAAACACAGCACCACACAGCTCTAGAAATAACATCAAGGGTAACAATCCATTATTAAAGTCAAAAACACGATACTGAAAATAATGATATTAAGTCCTTATGTTTATGTTTAGCTGCTTACCTTATCTTGTTCCGTGTAATCACTTTTCTGTAAGTGTTCAATTTGAGAATGATGCCCATAAAACTTACTCACAGTAGTATTGATTTTTGACCAACGGTTCGTTAATGACTTTTCACTCCGTTCACCAGACCACTTCTTGTTATCTTCAAAGTATTTAGTAATTCTTTTCCaaaattgttttttcttttgatcaGCTCCTTTCACTTGGTCTATGCTAACATTGAGCCATGCAGATATAAGAAGTTTGTCTTCTTCGACCGTGAAGTTAGCTTGTCTTTGTGCTTTCTTGCTGCCAGGTGCACAAGTTGTCTCTTTATTAGTGCAATCTTCATTAGTAAGTGTCTCTTCATAAGTGCAATCTTCAAATGGTATAGGAGCACAAGTAGAACCATTGGTGTGATATTGACTCGACGGGAAATCATATGTCAGAGGAGGTTCATTGCGGTTTGTTTCACTGTTGATGAGCTCAGTGAAATTCAATGACATCGAGTCCATCTACAAAAAAATGCTAAGACAAATAAATTAAATTCAATAGAAATAAGATAAATTGTACACAAGTTGCCACAGGTAACAAACACTACATATAATTGTCTCTCTATCTCTATCATCTTGGAAAAAGTACGATCATCGATGATAGTATAACTACTGTATGAACTACTGATGTATGTAGGTATACAAAATGGAACCAAACCAGTTGTAAATCTCAAAGGTCACATAGTGGGGAATGGAGTCAGAGACAGAAATTACTTTGATAACAATGGCTCTAGTCCCTTTTGCTCATGCGATGGCCCTCATTTCGGATCAAATCTATGAGGTACATTCATGTCTGAGGCAAAATTGTTACATCATATAAATATAATTTGGTGCATGCCAATAAATATTTAAGTCAACTATATAATGTTAATGCATGCAGGGAGTTATAAATGTTCAGTCCCAGTTGAACAAATGATGAAAAAGACACTTGCCATTGAAAGTAGAAACCcctaaaaataattaaaactagCTAGATAGCTGCTACTACTGACTAATTGTTATTGCAGGGTGCCCAAATAAAAAGCCACCCTTAAATTAGAAAATACCCTGTTCTAAAAGGGTTATGAAGCTATTGGAACCATGCATATTGTCCAGAAAATGCTATAGCTAGATAACTTGGAACAAATGAACTTTAAGGCGTGGATGTATATGCTTGACCAATCTGTATGACTTTGGGAAGCAAATAATTTAGAGCTATTCGTCATGTAATTAATGGGATTTCAGAGGATAATTGAATTCATGAAGCACATAAGAAGTAGAATATATAGAGCAAGAAGGGAAGAAACAAAATTTTTGAAGAAGTACAAGTCAAACTATGAAAATTAATCATACATGAACATTCTGACTCTTCGTATATTATGGAAAATTTAAGTATGGATATTCTTCCAATCACTAATGCCTAATGCTCCTGAAGATTGGTGCTTTCAACAACTAATTCTCCTAGCACTAATCTTTGAACATACTAATCCttccaaaaccctaattcctaAATCCCTAAAGTAAGGGGAGCATCCAAACAAATTGTAACTCTTGAACAAATACACATACCCAAATATTTTACATCGAAACAACCATTAAACGACAATCAAGAATCCAAAAATTCAATATTCTCTGATCAATCAAAACAAGTGAGGTCGGAAAAGACGAAAACAAATAGAGAATTAGAGTGATCAAAATGAATAGAGGTGAAGGAGGTGGCTCACCTGCCCTACCGTCTTCTTTCTGGGTTGGGATTCAGTCTTCTCCAACTAAACGGAAGCCTTGTTTCAGCCGTTGGGAGAGTGGAGACTGGAGAACGTGAAGTTTTTAAAATTTTGTTATCGCTATAATTTTAgcgattgctgtaaatttaggaaatttGGTTTTTTCTTTCATCCTTACTCTTAAAATATGGATACATGGAATTTGTTGGAGCAAAAAAAGACTTATTTTTTCCTAAAattgagaaaaattaaaatttagggAAACTATTGAAGTTGCCATTTGTTTCCGTTATTGAAGGTTTACAAGTCTTAATTTTATATCGTCTTCTCTTGGAGAAAATTTTTCATACTACAGTCACACCACTTCATTTGTGTGACGCCCCTATAAAACAATGACACGTGGATCCTTAACTGTTTAGATATCTAAATCGTTTTTGCTGTCTTACAGCACCGTTTTCTTCTATATCTGTCTCTGTTAATGCAAATCTTCAAGGACTGAAACACCAAGCTTTTCTATTTCCAACAAGTAATTCTACTGTTCTTTTCTCTATAACTGGTCTTTATTTCATAAACCTTTTGCTTCGATTCTTTTGCTCTCCATGAAGACTACCTTGCTATCAATTGTCGATCCAAAAGTCCACAAATGGGTCTGCATCAAGGtgtaaaatatttgaaattgtaGTAGAAGATAGATCTTCAACACAAATTTTAAATCCACCAAAGGCGGGTTTTAATTCCCGGCAGGTCGGGTCAGTGTTTTACCCCAGTTAGTTGCTTATGAGGCTAGAGAGTTCTCCCTTGTTTGTACGGAAGAATTAGTTTGATTTTCAAGTAAAAGATGATAGATGTGCCGATCATGGGTTTCTACAAATATATCAACCATCAATTAATTAGATAAGAAAATATAACAGCTTTGCTGGGTAGACTTGCAGACTTCGTTGATAGGCACGCTATGGAACTATGAAAGGAGGAGGACATATGTAGAcgacaaagaaaaacaatagaCGGCAAAAAACATAAACGTTAGATGACTAATCATTTAGGTTTCCACGTGTCGTTCTATTATAGGGAGGTCACATAAATGAGGTGGTGTTACCGTAGCATGGAAAAATTTCTAGTCTTCAttgtataactttttttttttatatagttTACGATAATATATGTAACTATCTGTCAATCTGTGTATCGAAATCCAAACTTAGGTAAAACATTAACTAAGAAATTACTTTATTTCTATATTTTGGATGAAACTTATTTTGGTTTAACATGCTCCTCAGTCAACTAATAGTGTAGCTTATTGCTTCGCTAGTTATGATTTAGATTGTATGAAAGTATGGAACCATAGAAATGAATTCCAGGCCTGAGATTTTTGGCCAAATCTTCTtcaatcaatctctctctctctctctctctctctctctctctctctctctctctctcaatacaATCAAATCCGGCAAACACAATAACACATAAGACGACATTTATTTCTGGATCTCTCTATACGCTTCTGCTTCTTAATTTGCTTCTCTGGTAAGTCCCTCTCCATTTTCAATTCATTTTCGTAAGATACCCTAAACCCAGAATTTACTTttatgattgtttttttttttttttgaactctttCTCAGAATGTAGGGTTTTAGATGTTGAGCCTCTGATGAAATTGGTGAAAAGTAATAGGAGAAGATAACCCAGAAGCTTAATTCAGAGTTATTTGTAGTTCTGGTTTCCTAGCATTTGGCAACATAGTCAACTATGCTATTGAACTTAGCGTTTGCAATTTTCATTTTGGGaatgatatgataattaaattagttatacattttttttttttttgaatcaacaaATAGGGTTTTCATTTATTTTAGGCTAGAACAGCACGAATACATATCAGTCACTGCACCTATGACAAGTAAGACGAGCGATACGCTAGCACCACTCACTAGTACAAATCAATGCTCATTTATTTCAAGTAAGCCTATAAACTACACAATAGCATAGCAAATAGGCTAAGTCATAACACAAAACTCaatttaaattttctccttgcccttcacACTAGGGCTAGGAGCTTGGTGAGGTACTCAAAACAGGTCACCTGTACTGCAGCAATCTTTTTTGATTTGgatggatttttatttttcgaaCCCAGTggccttcttctcttcttttttggttccaTTTTTACTTCCATCACCAGCTCCTTTGGCACTAGAATGCTTCCAGGGGCTTCAATGAGACCAAGAGACTTTGCTGAGAATTTACTCGGGAAGCAGGGTGTCTTCAACTTCTTTGTTGTTGCATCCTGAATATCCACTTTCTTGAACAATTCCGGGAGCAAAATCTTCAGTTTATGTTTGTTATTAGGCCTTAATTTGTATTTTAATCTATTATTTATCTGTCAATTGTCCTTATACGGAAGACTTTACCTAGGAGTTAGGAATTGTGTTCATAGTCATATCTGGATTACTCCagcatcattttcttttttcttttgtatattggaatttttggtgatttatgttgcTGGGTACAGTTGTTTACTTAcaatttgtttcttcttttgtgtccttgtttcttcttttgtttcttctgGGTTCAGTTGTTTACTTACAATTTGTTTCTTCAGTTGATTTATGTTGCTGGGTTCAGTTGCTGGGTTCAGTCTACaagccaaattgataatgatGCTTTGTTCAAATTTAAGCCACCGAAGGTGTTTTCCCAAAATGTCTT
Protein-coding regions in this window:
- the LOC133716252 gene encoding glutathione S-transferase T3-like; protein product: MDSMSLNFTELINSETNRNEPPLTYDFPSSQYHTNGSTCAPIPFEDCTYEETLTNEDCTNKETTCAPGSKKAQRQANFTVEEDKLLISAWLNVSIDQVKGADQKKKQFWKRITKYFEDNKKWSGERSEKSLTNRWSKINTTVSKFYGHHSQIEHLQKSDYTEQDKIVEAKEMFQKKEGHTFVLDHCWAIMRFQQKWMDEHQKINAKRKFKAPDSINLEDDDVEGPEPAPLQRPIGRKAAKEVIKKAKSKEQVSENETPSKSTSKLEEFMAKKLESERIRAEQFKLLLDTEQKQVALREKEIEIQLRSEDAKIMAMDTSVMPPIQAEYFIGLQKEILAKRASGGGNQVFLSECTIR